One genomic region from Flexistipes sp. encodes:
- a CDS encoding endonuclease III domain-containing protein: MEDYYGKTNWWPAEGIFEIIAGAVLTQNTNWLNVEKALNNLKNNNMLDYAKILHEKEDLVKQMIRPAGFYNQKYSTLIRFCRFINEEFNGNFELLKRMDTADLRDKLLNIKGIGKETADSILLYCGYHPVFVIDAYTKRIVSRLGISEESDYDKLQIIFENALPADVYLYAEYHGLIVEHAKKFCRKKPVCKECFLAYICEYKAEEKVG, encoded by the coding sequence TTGGAAGATTATTACGGCAAAACAAATTGGTGGCCTGCCGAGGGTATTTTTGAAATTATTGCGGGGGCTGTTCTGACCCAGAATACAAACTGGCTGAATGTTGAAAAGGCATTAAATAATCTCAAAAACAACAATATGCTGGATTATGCTAAAATTCTTCATGAGAAAGAAGATTTGGTGAAGCAGATGATAAGACCTGCCGGATTTTACAATCAGAAATACTCCACTCTTATAAGGTTTTGTCGTTTTATAAATGAAGAGTTTAATGGAAACTTTGAATTGCTGAAAAGAATGGACACTGCTGATTTAAGGGATAAGCTGCTGAATATCAAAGGAATAGGAAAAGAGACCGCTGATTCCATTTTGCTGTATTGTGGTTATCATCCCGTTTTTGTTATTGATGCTTATACAAAAAGGATTGTGAGCCGCCTTGGCATTTCAGAAGAGAGTGATTACGATAAACTTCAGATTATTTTTGAGAATGCTCTGCCGGCAGATGTGTATTTGTATGCAGAATATCATGGTTTGATTGTGGAGCATGCAAAAAAATTCTGCAGAAAAAAACCGGTTTGCAAAGAGTGTTTTTTGGCATATATTTGTGAGTACAAAGCGGAAGAGAAGGTCGGATGA
- the extM gene encoding selenite/tellurite reduction operon c-type cytochrome ExtM: protein MSFLKYLFILFFAVFAYHVSASTCVSCHEGIEAPSENHQFACIECHSGDNTAKKKDEAHNGMYGGRNPSDPAVWDKTCGNCHQYQLDRVKTTIMFTNTGMIKNTQKAWNDFNGKLYSTTDIVSYNAKGEKFDIKPIANGEKMADELYRKFCSACHVGFDRMKGYRAHHSAGCAACHYSHDKSGKYLGSDKKLMGEKPYAKSHEMNTLPGDDVCLRCHNRSGRIALSYAGKYDGNNSLVPLNGIYPGPEIMSGVRNIRHTAADIHKRAGMECIDCHTSRELMGDGYVYENMYNQIEISCASCHGNENKLPETKRITTENAAPLYESKYYARQIAFGTEMVLTDKGNMFSNVFKKDGKYYLMLKRSGKLLEIPIIINTDEHQVYGHDRLECYTCHSKMVVQCYGCHTIYDKREKSMDWIKGKVTKGKFSEKEDIRLYYPFPLALNQKGKISPVTPGCQTLLTVIEENGKKSKDDYIFNFKNGKNFKFAPFYGHNTGKKAVSCRECHMNLTFAGFGEAIISTKQENITSSILCDKTGNPLTALYSMKNGRLRKFSQIVRDKSDLMGKNVIKSMIKANLCITCHEKAHDDIYGEKIDYEKILNDDIHRDLVNINK, encoded by the coding sequence TTGAGCTTTTTAAAATATCTGTTTATTCTTTTTTTTGCTGTATTTGCCTATCATGTTTCAGCTTCCACATGTGTTTCATGCCATGAGGGTATTGAGGCGCCTTCGGAGAATCATCAGTTTGCCTGTATTGAATGTCATAGTGGAGATAATACCGCTAAAAAAAAGGATGAGGCACATAATGGTATGTATGGGGGGAGAAATCCCTCTGATCCTGCTGTATGGGATAAAACATGCGGGAATTGTCATCAGTACCAGTTAGACCGTGTTAAAACAACAATCATGTTTACCAATACAGGTATGATTAAAAATACTCAAAAGGCCTGGAATGACTTCAACGGAAAACTTTATTCCACCACAGATATCGTAAGTTATAATGCAAAAGGAGAAAAATTTGATATTAAACCTATAGCAAATGGTGAAAAAATGGCTGATGAGCTTTACAGAAAATTCTGCTCTGCCTGTCATGTGGGTTTTGACAGAATGAAAGGCTATAGAGCCCATCATTCTGCTGGCTGCGCAGCATGCCATTATTCCCACGATAAAAGCGGGAAGTATTTAGGAAGTGACAAAAAGTTAATGGGTGAAAAACCCTATGCCAAATCACACGAAATGAATACATTGCCCGGTGATGATGTTTGTCTCAGGTGCCACAACCGAAGCGGACGTATTGCTTTGTCATACGCCGGCAAATATGACGGCAATAATTCTCTGGTTCCACTTAACGGGATTTATCCCGGCCCGGAGATTATGAGTGGTGTCCGCAATATAAGACATACCGCGGCTGATATCCATAAGCGTGCCGGTATGGAATGCATAGACTGCCATACTTCAAGGGAATTAATGGGTGACGGTTATGTTTACGAGAATATGTATAACCAGATTGAAATCAGCTGTGCGAGCTGTCACGGTAATGAGAATAAATTGCCCGAAACAAAGAGAATAACTACAGAAAATGCAGCTCCTTTGTATGAAAGCAAGTATTATGCAAGGCAAATAGCGTTTGGCACTGAAATGGTTTTAACAGATAAAGGGAATATGTTCAGCAATGTATTTAAAAAAGATGGTAAATACTATCTTATGCTGAAAAGAAGCGGTAAATTATTGGAAATTCCCATAATTATAAATACTGATGAACATCAGGTTTATGGACATGACAGACTGGAGTGTTACACGTGCCATTCCAAAATGGTGGTTCAGTGTTACGGTTGCCATACCATCTATGACAAAAGGGAAAAATCCATGGATTGGATAAAAGGCAAAGTTACGAAAGGAAAATTCAGCGAGAAAGAAGATATCAGGCTTTATTATCCTTTTCCCCTCGCTTTAAATCAAAAGGGGAAAATTTCTCCGGTTACACCGGGGTGTCAGACGCTGTTAACTGTTATTGAGGAAAACGGAAAAAAGTCAAAAGACGATTATATTTTTAATTTTAAAAATGGGAAAAATTTTAAGTTTGCACCTTTTTACGGTCACAACACAGGCAAAAAAGCTGTTTCCTGTCGGGAGTGCCACATGAATCTAACTTTTGCCGGTTTTGGTGAAGCTATTATATCGACTAAACAAGAAAACATTACAAGTTCCATATTGTGTGATAAGACCGGTAATCCACTGACCGCTTTGTACAGTATGAAAAACGGCAGGTTGAGGAAATTTTCTCAAATTGTGCGTGATAAGAGTGACTTAATGGGCAAGAATGTTATAAAATCAATGATCAAGGCCAATTTATGTATTACATGCCATGAAAAGGCACATGATGATATTTATGGAGAAAAGATTGATTATGAAAAGATACTTAATGACGATATTCACAGGGATCTTGTTAATATTAACAAGTAG
- the extO gene encoding selenite/tellurite reduction operon b-type cytochrome iron-sulfur cluster-binding subunit ExtO: MKRYLMTIFTGILLILTSSAYAKENCEECHKKIAVSVSHESLNCIECHEPGGDHYALAADFEINAKGCLKCHEEYKGMLKSPMHTRYKEKRYVKDIFEQYDPEFFGKNCEGCHVSSCVDCHAENSTPHTITEPKTGICLKCHNDYYIGADYTGLGIREDHERYQRGFEVAGKYHQKMLPDVHYEKGMDCGECHSMKSLASGKPSSKVCRDCHNPDKDVLEHSIDAHLQKMACSTCHAAWTPVEYGTFWIKFEGDARKDYFKWIKSPSEDYRKSSYKRYNRRPHIGLNKDGIYAPIRPMFINILSLIRNANALLENKVLSYDYRVFAPHTTRKATRLCPTCHENKEAFLIYDNESRIFMPEKDGMPFKSFKNGKNAHVFGGRAVTPEEYRSIHELYIDNKTFQLKKWNNLLNVL; encoded by the coding sequence ATGAAAAGATACTTAATGACGATATTCACAGGGATCTTGTTAATATTAACAAGTAGTGCCTATGCAAAAGAAAACTGTGAAGAATGTCATAAGAAGATAGCTGTTTCCGTCAGTCACGAAAGTCTTAACTGTATTGAATGCCACGAGCCCGGAGGTGATCATTATGCATTGGCAGCTGACTTTGAAATCAATGCAAAAGGGTGCCTTAAATGTCATGAAGAATATAAGGGAATGTTAAAATCCCCCATGCATACAAGGTATAAAGAAAAGCGTTATGTGAAGGATATTTTTGAGCAGTATGACCCTGAGTTTTTTGGAAAAAATTGTGAAGGATGTCATGTGAGCAGCTGTGTGGATTGTCATGCGGAAAACAGTACTCCGCATACAATAACTGAACCGAAAACGGGTATTTGCCTGAAGTGCCATAATGATTATTATATCGGAGCAGATTACACCGGGCTTGGTATAAGGGAAGACCATGAAAGGTATCAAAGGGGGTTTGAAGTTGCAGGGAAATACCACCAAAAGATGTTGCCTGATGTTCATTATGAAAAGGGTATGGATTGCGGGGAGTGTCACTCTATGAAAAGTCTGGCTTCCGGCAAGCCGTCCAGCAAAGTGTGCAGAGACTGCCATAATCCTGATAAGGACGTGCTTGAACATTCCATTGATGCTCATTTGCAAAAAATGGCCTGTTCCACATGTCATGCAGCATGGACACCTGTGGAATACGGAACATTCTGGATAAAGTTTGAAGGAGACGCCAGAAAAGATTATTTTAAATGGATTAAGTCTCCCAGCGAAGATTACAGAAAAAGCAGTTATAAGAGATACAACAGAAGACCTCATATAGGTCTGAATAAGGATGGTATATACGCACCCATCAGACCAATGTTTATCAACATCTTATCTTTAATTCGCAATGCGAATGCTCTGCTTGAAAACAAGGTGCTTTCTTACGATTACCGGGTTTTTGCTCCACATACGACCAGGAAGGCAACCAGATTGTGTCCTACATGTCATGAAAACAAAGAAGCTTTTCTTATTTATGATAACGAATCCAGAATATTTATGCCGGAAAAAGACGGCATGCCGTTTAAGTCGTTTAAAAACGGGAAAAATGCTCATGTTTTTGGCGGAAGAGCTGTGACACCTGAGGAATACAGAAGTATCCATGAATTATATATAGATAATAAAACTTTTCAGCTTAAGAAATGGAATAATTTATTGAATGTATTGTAG
- a CDS encoding ATP-binding cassette domain-containing protein: protein MKIAEITDLSKSYKKKNAINRLSFSIEENSLFCMVGADGAGKSTTLKILAGILDFDKGSVKVFGEDFKNKRKAERFKDKIAFMPQGLGQNLYHNLSVEENIDFFANLHGLRRKEITKRKNKLLKITGLEKFTQRQTFKLSGGMKQKLGICCSLIHLPRLIILDEPTTGVDPISRRELYGLLNEFIENEGLTVIVSTAYIDEAERGSKIAVMHEGKIIFLGKHDDFLKKAPNVYSYSRNDFLQKYSRLEGDKYNFIKLGKNSFSYSPKAENGIIENSTKKSAGLEDTILSTIGSRKLNFSFSSSKSDKDKKQICSIENISKRFGNFYALKNITTSVRTGEIFGLLGPNGAGKTTLIKIILGLLTPTEGTFQINTPSSNIKENIGYMSQKFSLYGDLTVYENIYLAGSIRKIPSDKLNKKIDDLLQLGNLHNYSGDIVDKLPLGIKQRLALMTSIIHDPVIIFLDEPTSGVDPSERDTFWQLIRYLSYEKNTTAIVTTHFTEESEYCDEISLMSGGEITGMGPPESLKKKTKEIAGEPYEIETTNPFKTAASLKKLNIKTDIFGSKVKFFVKDKSILPKINYNYKKGEITMDDVFVSITQNEY from the coding sequence ATGAAGATTGCAGAAATAACTGATTTATCTAAATCTTACAAAAAGAAAAATGCAATAAACCGACTTTCGTTTTCAATAGAGGAAAACTCCCTTTTCTGTATGGTGGGTGCAGATGGAGCAGGAAAATCCACAACATTAAAAATCCTTGCCGGAATACTTGACTTTGACAAAGGCAGTGTAAAGGTATTTGGTGAAGATTTCAAAAACAAACGCAAAGCTGAAAGATTCAAAGACAAAATAGCTTTTATGCCTCAGGGGCTGGGTCAGAATCTGTATCACAATCTCTCGGTGGAAGAAAATATCGACTTCTTTGCAAATCTGCACGGGCTGAGAAGAAAAGAGATAACGAAAAGAAAAAATAAGCTTTTGAAAATAACCGGCCTTGAGAAATTTACACAAAGACAGACTTTTAAACTTTCCGGTGGAATGAAACAAAAGCTTGGAATTTGCTGCTCACTAATTCATCTGCCAAGGCTTATAATACTTGACGAACCCACAACTGGGGTGGATCCTATATCACGAAGAGAGCTTTACGGGCTCCTTAACGAATTCATTGAAAATGAAGGGTTAACCGTTATCGTGTCCACAGCTTATATTGACGAAGCCGAGCGCGGTTCGAAAATAGCGGTAATGCATGAAGGTAAAATTATTTTTCTGGGAAAACATGATGATTTTTTAAAAAAAGCGCCAAACGTTTACAGTTATTCCCGGAACGATTTCCTGCAAAAATACAGCAGACTTGAAGGTGATAAATATAATTTTATTAAATTGGGAAAAAACAGCTTCTCATACAGCCCTAAAGCAGAAAACGGCATAATAGAAAATTCCACCAAAAAAAGTGCCGGGCTGGAAGACACTATACTCAGCACAATAGGAAGCAGAAAACTGAATTTTTCATTTTCATCTTCAAAATCGGATAAAGACAAAAAGCAGATATGCAGTATTGAAAATATAAGCAAACGCTTTGGTAACTTTTATGCACTGAAAAACATTACAACGTCAGTTCGAACCGGAGAGATTTTCGGTCTGCTGGGTCCCAACGGCGCAGGTAAAACAACTCTGATAAAAATAATACTCGGACTGCTGACCCCGACAGAGGGAACATTTCAAATCAATACTCCAAGTTCAAATATTAAGGAAAATATTGGTTATATGTCCCAAAAATTTTCACTGTACGGCGACTTGACCGTTTATGAAAATATCTACCTGGCGGGATCCATCCGAAAAATACCATCCGACAAACTGAACAAAAAAATAGATGACTTGCTGCAGCTGGGGAATTTACATAATTATTCAGGCGATATTGTGGATAAACTCCCCTTAGGCATCAAGCAGAGACTCGCCCTCATGACATCAATTATACATGATCCGGTTATAATATTTCTTGATGAGCCCACTTCAGGTGTAGATCCTTCAGAAAGAGACACATTCTGGCAGCTTATCAGATATCTTTCCTATGAAAAAAACACAACCGCTATAGTGACTACGCATTTTACCGAAGAATCTGAATACTGCGATGAAATCAGTCTGATGAGCGGAGGTGAAATAACAGGAATGGGTCCGCCGGAATCGCTTAAAAAGAAAACAAAAGAGATTGCCGGCGAACCGTATGAAATAGAAACAACAAATCCGTTCAAAACAGCGGCAAGTTTGAAGAAACTAAATATAAAAACGGATATTTTCGGCAGTAAAGTAAAATTTTTCGTAAAAGATAAATCCATCCTTCCTAAAATAAATTATAATTACAAAAAGGGAGAAATTACAATGGACGATGTATTTGTGAGTATAACCCAAAATGAATATTAA
- a CDS encoding HlyD family secretion protein encodes MGKKALLTVFILIFIVIVSAVLFDYHKQPPGNILEISGRIEADEIDLGFTMPGKVKEFVKDEGDLLKKDEFVASLNSEGLKAKVKRYKIEIQNARNILKTKKEKLASYQLNLEKLIIQRDLLTKNIETGIRIAEQNLESAVKKLSAEKAAYEKIKFHLDKIEKDYERISNLYKRGAVSKQKYDEIFTLKNITKSELEAQKALISIAESDIEKAKENLKLAKSRKDEIKVLNKEISSTESRISVAKQEIKIAENNIIKAVQAFREVEDKLSDATLKSPDNLIIMEKYVNEGEIVAAGQPVLSSYNPENKYFRGYLPEPDLSKVKLGDTGYLKVDGLPDEKFPVKLIYISDKAEFTPKEVQTKRERVKQVFLIKMKIADDKNILKPGMPADCFINIK; translated from the coding sequence TTGGGGAAAAAGGCGTTACTAACCGTCTTTATTTTAATTTTTATCGTTATTGTAAGCGCTGTTCTTTTCGACTATCACAAACAGCCTCCTGGCAACATTCTTGAAATAAGTGGTCGAATTGAAGCTGATGAGATAGATTTGGGATTCACAATGCCCGGTAAGGTAAAAGAATTTGTAAAAGATGAGGGAGACCTGCTGAAAAAAGACGAATTTGTTGCAAGCCTTAACTCCGAAGGGCTGAAAGCTAAAGTCAAGCGGTACAAAATTGAAATACAAAATGCAAGGAATATTCTTAAAACCAAGAAGGAAAAGTTGGCATCATACCAATTAAATCTCGAAAAACTTATAATACAACGAGATTTACTCACAAAAAATATTGAAACCGGTATAAGAATTGCAGAACAAAACTTAGAAAGCGCAGTAAAAAAACTTAGTGCAGAAAAAGCTGCCTATGAAAAAATAAAATTCCATCTGGATAAAATAGAAAAAGATTATGAAAGAATTTCAAATCTTTATAAAAGAGGTGCTGTTTCTAAACAAAAATATGATGAAATTTTCACACTGAAAAATATCACAAAAAGTGAGTTGGAAGCTCAAAAAGCACTGATATCAATAGCTGAAAGCGATATTGAAAAAGCCAAAGAGAATCTTAAGCTTGCAAAGTCCAGAAAGGACGAAATCAAGGTTTTGAATAAAGAGATAAGCTCAACTGAAAGCAGAATTTCTGTAGCAAAGCAAGAAATAAAAATTGCAGAAAACAATATCATTAAAGCAGTACAAGCTTTTAGAGAAGTGGAAGACAAACTCTCTGATGCCACATTAAAATCACCCGATAATCTAATCATTATGGAAAAATATGTAAATGAAGGTGAGATTGTTGCCGCGGGTCAGCCTGTTTTATCTTCATACAACCCTGAAAATAAGTATTTCAGAGGGTACCTCCCCGAACCTGACCTTTCAAAAGTAAAACTTGGAGACACAGGATATCTGAAAGTAGACGGACTTCCCGATGAAAAATTCCCGGTTAAACTGATTTATATCAGTGATAAGGCTGAATTTACTCCGAAAGAAGTTCAGACAAAACGGGAGCGTGTCAAACAGGTTTTTTTAATAAAAATGAAAATTGCGGATGATAAAAATATATTAAAGCCGGGGATGCCGGCTGACTGTTTTATCAATATCAAATGA